The following is a genomic window from Cryptococcus decagattii chromosome 2, complete sequence.
CTGACGATCAAACGTTCATTTGAATCACCACTCCTCCCCGTAGATGGTTATTAGTCTCACAATTGTCGCCTGGATTACCTGAATGTCTCGTAAGTATTCAAAGGTAGTCGCCGATAATGAACGTTCCTTTATAATCCTGGTGCTCTCAGAACTCTCATGTTATCGGGTGTATTTGGTCTATCTTCAGTTCTGCGAGTGGCAGATCGTGGTAAGTTCGATTCGAAGGAAAGATATTCTTTTCCATAAATAAGTCAGTTGCAGGATTTAGGCAGAGGTTGATGAATGCTGGGTCCATTTATTAGAAGCCGTTTAGGGTGAAAGCAAATTTGAGCGCCTGCTTAGAACGTAATTTCTGAGTTTGAAGCCTCTGGTTCGACAGCAATCATTGCAACCTTGAAAGATCGTATCGTCCGCAGCAACCCTCTCATGCACATAGAATACGAAACCATCTGCCCCCACTTCATTTAAATTTTTGTCGATCAAATAGTTTTGCTCACTGATGCAACTTTTTGGACCTCAACATGCCAAGCGGAATCCCAGCCTAAACGCAACAAAAACAACAACCGGGTTACGAGTACATGTCATCACACCCGTCTACACCCCTGGAAAAAGCCCAATTCCTAGTCAAAAATTTACTCGGCCTTGGTCTTCTTAGCGGCGGCACCACCCTCTCGGAAACCGTTCTTGAATCGTCGGTTGACGTTCTTGAGGTGAGCCATTCGGCCGGTACCGCTACAAACACAACATGTTAAACAATGAATGGGAGAGCATAACGTGCAGGTAAACATACGTGgtctttctcctcttggCCTTGAGACCCCAGTTGAAGGACCTCAACTTGGCGGCAGGGTAACCACACTGGGCGCAGGCTACACATAAAAAATCTTGTCAGTCGACCACTCTCATTCCAAAAGTTTCTCCCCTGCCACATCCCTCCTGCGCCACGTCCATACATGCACCGCCTCGTTCTCATCTCACATCTCAAAAGAAATTCTCAACGCACTAAGCTTCTGCTTGTGGAAAGACCTGTTACCACATCGCCTGCAGAGGGTGTGGGACTTGGAGTGTCGTTTACCACTATGATACAAAAGCTGTCAGTTGCTACTCCAATGGTAGATAATGCAAGAATACT
Proteins encoded in this region:
- a CDS encoding 60S ribosomal protein L37-A, with the protein product MGKGTPSFGKRHSKSHTLCRRCGNRSFHKQKLTCAQCGYPAAKLRSFNWGLKAKRRKTTGTGRMAHLKNVNRRFKNGFREGGAAAKKTKAE